One stretch of Candidatus Methylomirabilota bacterium DNA includes these proteins:
- the smpB gene encoding SsrA-binding protein SmpB — MPGEKIIATNRKARHDYEILETYEAGLVLRGTEVKSLREGQVNFKDSYAAINGNEAWLIGCHIAPYHHGTDANHDPDRSRKLLLHRREISRLLGKTAERGLTLIPLRLYFKEGRAKLEFGLARGKKLHDKRASIRERDERREMAKEVRARQRA; from the coding sequence ATGCCGGGCGAGAAGATCATCGCGACCAACCGAAAGGCGCGGCACGACTACGAGATCCTGGAGACCTACGAGGCCGGCCTCGTCCTCCGCGGGACCGAGGTGAAGTCGCTGCGCGAAGGCCAGGTGAACTTCAAGGACTCGTACGCCGCGATCAATGGGAACGAGGCCTGGCTGATCGGCTGCCACATCGCACCCTACCATCACGGCACCGACGCCAACCACGATCCCGACCGCTCGCGAAAGCTCCTCCTCCACCGCCGCGAGATCTCGCGCCTCCTCGGCAAGACGGCCGAGCGCGGTTTGACCCTCATCCCCCTTCGTCTATACTTCAAGGAGGGGCGCGCGAAGCTCGAGTTCGGGCTGGCGCGGGGCAAGAAACTCCACGACAAGCGCGCCTCCATACGCGAGCGCGACGAGCGGCGCGAGATGGCCAAGGAAGTCCGAGCGCGGCAGCGGGCCTGA
- a CDS encoding DUF1134 domain-containing protein, whose protein sequence is MKRLAFITRMVMVSILVAATFAVAQDGPPSGKVSVESKSVALGVGVSWGDGILTYQGKEHKFSVNGLSVVDLGVAKVSATGEVYNLKKLSDFGGNYVAGEAGAAVGGGAGVVTLKNQHGVVMKLTGTGTGVKFTLAGKGVDVKLKK, encoded by the coding sequence ATGAAGCGACTGGCATTCATAACCCGGATGGTGATGGTCAGCATCCTGGTGGCGGCGACGTTCGCGGTAGCGCAGGACGGGCCGCCGTCGGGCAAGGTTTCGGTGGAGAGTAAGTCGGTCGCCCTCGGGGTCGGCGTGAGCTGGGGGGACGGCATCCTTACCTACCAGGGCAAGGAGCACAAGTTCTCCGTGAACGGGCTCAGCGTCGTCGACCTCGGCGTTGCCAAGGTCAGCGCCACCGGCGAAGTGTACAACCTCAAGAAGCTCTCGGATTTCGGGGGGAACTACGTCGCGGGCGAGGCCGGCGCGGCGGTCGGCGGCGGAGCCGGTGTGGTCACGCTGAAGAACCAGCACGGCGTGGTCATGAAGCTGACCGGCACGGGCACCGGCGTCAAGTTCACCCTGGCCGGCAAGGGTGTCGACGTCAAGCTCAAGAAGTAG